The following are from one region of the Periophthalmus magnuspinnatus isolate fPerMag1 chromosome 5, fPerMag1.2.pri, whole genome shotgun sequence genome:
- the gnat1 gene encoding LOW QUALITY PROTEIN: guanine nucleotide-binding protein G(t) subunit alpha-1 (The sequence of the model RefSeq protein was modified relative to this genomic sequence to represent the inferred CDS: deleted 2 bases in 2 codons), which produces MGAGASAEEKRSRELEKKLKEDADKDARTVKLLLLGAGESGKSTIVKQMKIIHKDGYSLEECLEFITIIYSNTLQSIMAIVKAMNTLNINYGHQDQADDARKLMHLADTIEEGTMPKELSDIILRLWKDSGIQVCFNRASEYQLNDSAGYYLNDLERLIQPGYVPTEQDVLRSRVKTTGIIETQFSFKDLNFRMFDVGGQRSERKKWIHCFEGVTCIIFIAALSAYDMVLVEDDEVNRMHESLHLFNSICNHRYFATTSIVLFLNKKDVFVEKIKKAHLSMCFPEYDGPNTYEDAGHYIKIQFLDLNMRRDIKEIYSHMTCATDTENVKFVFDAVTDIIIKENLKDCGLF; this is translated from the exons GTGCTGGAGAGTCGGGCAAAAGCACAATTGTGAAACAGATGAA AATTATCCACAAAGATGGTTACTCGCTGGAGGAGTGTCTGGAGTTCATTACGATCATCTACAGTAACACGCTGCAGTCCATCATGGCCATTGTCAAAGCCATGAACACACTCAACATCAACTATGGACACCAGGACCAGGCG GATGATGCGAGGAAACTGATGCACTTGGCAGACACTATTGAGGAGGGCACGATGCCGAAGGAGCTGTCTGACATCATCCTGCGTCTGTGG AAGGACTCTGGGATCCAGGTGTGCTTC AACCGCGCCTCCGAGTACCAGCTCAACGACTCTGCTGGATA CTATCTGAACGATTTAGAGCGTCTGATTCAGCCCGGGTATGTGCCCACTGAGCAGGACGTGCTGCGATCTCGAGTGAAGACCACTGGTATCATCGAGACCCAGTTCTCCTTCAAAGACCTTAACTTCAG GATGTTTGACGTGGGTGGACAGAGGTCAGAGAGGAAGAAGTGGATCCACTGTTTTGAAGGAGTGACCTGCATCATCTTCATCGCGGCTCTGAGCGCCTATGACATGGTGCTGGTGGAGGACGACGAAGTG AACCGAATGCATGAGAGCCTGCACTTGTTCAACAGCATCTGTAACCACCGCTACTTCGCCACCACCTCCATCGTCCTGTTCCTCAACAAGAAGGACGTGTTTGTGGAGAAGATCAAGAAGGCTCACCTGAGCATGTGCTTCCCTGAGTACGACG GTCCTAACACTTACGAGGATGCTGGTCACTACATAAAGATTCAGTTTTTGGACCTGAACATGCGCAGAGACATCAAAGAGATCTACTCCCACATGACCTGCGCCACAGACACGGAGAACGTCAAGTTTGTGTTTGACGCTGTCACTGACATCATCATCAAAGAAAACCTCAAGGACTGTGGGCTGTTCTAA